One segment of Lutra lutra chromosome 12, mLutLut1.2, whole genome shotgun sequence DNA contains the following:
- the PMAIP1 gene encoding phorbol-12-myristate-13-acetate-induced protein 1: MPGKKARKSAQPSPARAPADPEMECAIQLRKFGDKLNFRQKFLNLISKLFRSGT; encoded by the exons ATGCCTGGGAAGAAGGCGCGTAAGAGCGCGCAGCCGAGCCCAGCGCGGGCCCCGGCAG aCCCCGAAATGGAGTGTGCCATTCAACTCAGGAAATTTGGAGACAAACTGAATTTCCGGCAGAAATTTCTGAATCTGATCTCCAAACTCTTCCGGTCGGGAACCTGA